A stretch of DNA from Vidua chalybeata isolate OUT-0048 chromosome 27, bVidCha1 merged haplotype, whole genome shotgun sequence:
tctccctggagccttctcctctccaggggagcacccccagctctcccagcctggctccagagcagaggggctccagccccttcgTGGAGCATCTCTGTGAGCTTccctggacttgctccaacagatCAGCATCTTTGGACATGGAGACACCTCCTGAATTCAGGGACTAGGCTTCCctctcccacagctccctggagcagctgcaccaTCTCTGCCTATCTCTGTCCACACCTTTCCTGCTCAGCTCCCATCGCCACCAGCTGGAGCTCAACCCTGCAgtgccatggggacacctgTGCCAcggtcccagccctgcactcaCCTGGCAATCCGGGACAGGATCTCCTTGACACGCAGCACCAGCGGCTCATGCTGCAGGGGATTGCTCTCAATGGCACTGTGCAGTTTGGCCATGTAGAAGTCCAGGGTGCTCAGCGTGGGGGTCTCCCCAGTGCCTGTGAGGTGACAGCCCAGTGAGCAGGGCCGGCAGGTCCCCAGCCCAACCTGCTCATGCGCTGGGGACTGCAGGAGGGATCCCAGCGCCAGATGCCATCTCCTGCAGTGGCACAAGCCCAGAAACACAAGGATTTGGGCCAATCTGGGgtgcagctgtgtgtgtgtggatcCAGAGAAGGAGGGatcccagcctgccctgccccaggacAGGGAAGCCAGCTGGCTGTCACATCCCTGGGCTTCCTGGACAGCTCCCCAGGTGTTGCAGcatcccaccccagcagcagatGGGCACTTACCACCACCCCACTGCCCCACAGTGCTCCCCTGCATGGGATGCGGGGACCCTTCAgtgcccctctgcccaggcaggggTCCCAGCAGCTGGGGGGCCCCATGGCTGCCCCCAACTcaccagggatggggagggaggcGAAGCTGGCAGTGAGGGCCTGCCGCACagactggagctgctgctgcagggccagggtCTGCCGCTCCTcctgcaccagctcctgctccagcttctCCTTGGCGCAGTTCATGCTCTCCGTGTGCTTCTGCAGGATGGCGTTCTGCTCCTCGAACTCTGTGTTCATCTTGCGCAGGCGCCGCAGCTCGGCCTCCCGGGCTGTGGGACAGCACCGTGTCCGTGGGGACAGACCCTGGACACCCCcctcatcccaaacccaaagCCAGGCCAAACACAGCTCTTCCAAGCAGCTGTGTCACCAATACCCATGCTCCAGCCAGGACCTGGAACCTCCACACGGGCTTCCCAAGGACCCTCCACAGCCCCTACCCTTGTTTTGGTCCAAGAACTCCTCGGTGAAGATGGGCACATCGAAGGTGGAGAAGGTGTCGCTGCACTCACCAGCCTGAGAGATGAGAGGGAGAGGTTGGGTAGGGCTGAGCCCACCAGAGGGGACCCCATCACCTTGGGGCCGGGCTGATGAGGGCACCGGGACAGGGTGAGGGCTGGCCCTGTCTGGCAAGTGAGGGGGGAGGACGGCTATGCtctgcctcccacccctccaggAACCTGGGACTCACAGCCTCAGAACTCCCTCTGCCCACCCAcacctgcagccagcccagcagtgtgagtgcctcagtttccccacagGAAAGATCGGACAGGGCCTTACCTTGTGCGGGTGCCCGTTGAGTAGGGTGTTCACGGCCACTGCACCCACGTCCTctgcaggggaggaaggaggtcACCCCAGGGCCCAGCCTCATGTCCCTGAAAGGCTCTGGCAGCACCTGGCTGGATCCTGAAGCCATTGCTCACACAACCCACCTTTTTTGATCTTTTTCTCCTGGATCTTCTCCGTGCACATTTTGTAGGCCTCTGACTGCTGGTACTCCCGCAGCTCCTTCATGTACTGCTGCTTCTCCCGCTCCGCCTCGTCCAGGTACCGCTGTGGTGGGTCACAGAGGGGCCTCAGCCTGACCCAACCCAACCTGTCAGGATCTGCTgacccctccctgcccagcttcCACTCCTCAGCACTGGGCCCAGCACCTTTCTTGAAGCAAGctcaggggtttggggagcaggctctggagctgctcagccctgggggGTCTCCGCTGGGGGCCAGTACCTGCttctctgagagctgcagtttGCTCCACTCTGCTCCCAGCATCTTTGTGATCTCTGGGAAGGGCAGGTCGGGATGCTGCGTGCGGATCTGCTCGCGCCGCTCGTTCAGGAAGCGCACGTAGCCCGTCACAGGGGCTTTGGGGCCATTGGGAAGgatcttcttcctcttcttgcCCTTGGGCCAGCCCCTCTTCTTCACCGGCTGGCACCCATGGGGAAAGGACAGCCCATCAGGGATCAGAACCATCTCatcagtgggacacaggagcAGCCGCCAGGCCCACGCAGCCCTCAAGGCAAAGTCTGAGCCCTTCCCTGGCCCGTGGCCACAGCCACAGACTCAtgtgggctgctgcagggcaagcggaggggcagggacagccctgggctgggcaccTTGGGccccactcccagggatggTGTGAGCAGGGACACGGGCTCTGGGactcacctcctcctctggctTCTCGCCGCCCACCCGCGCCGACTCCCCCTTCTCCTGTTTGATGGCCACCACGAAGTTCCCATGCTGAGCCTTGCCCGTGGCATGTCTGCAACCAGAACACTGTCAGAGGGctgggacaccatggggacCAACAGTGACACATGCCCCAGCAGCATGACCTCGCACCCCCTGAGtcaaacaaccccaaacccagctatGGAGCCCTTCTTCCCATGAGGGGAGGCTACAGCAGAGCAATGGCACtgaagcagagcccagcactgtgagcagggcagccctgcaCACTAAAGCTGCCCTGAGGTCTGGTGGCAGCCCTGGGACTCGTCAGGGACATTTGGATGGGGGTTGGCTCTTGGGGTCAGGTAACATTGACAGTCACATCCCTGCCTGTCACCTGGGCTTGGGACACACCTTGGTGAGGAGTCCCAAGGGACTCTGCAAGGGAGCAGGAGCCACAGGGGTTTGGATCATGGCACCAGGGGCACCACCTGGGAGCATCACCCACATCCCAGGAACCCAGGAGGCAGAGCATGAGGGCAGGGCACTGGCTTGAGCTGCTCTGGCCAGAACCACCCCAGCAGGTTTGTGCTGTCTGTGACACCTCCCTGACACCTCGAGCGGCTGCACTGCAGggcccagcccctctccccaggTCACTTCCACGGCTTCATGGATCAGCTGCTGCTTCGGGGAGAGCCTCCCTGCCCGAGGGATGGAGCCAGCTGGAGGAGGTGCCGGGGGGTTAGGGCACCCCAGGTGGGTAGAGCCTCTGTGTCCCACCACAGCATCACCCTGGGGCACCCTAACCCCCTGGCACCTCCTCCAGCTGGCTCCatcccccagctctgtcccattCATACCCCAGGGTCCTCAAGGCAGCTCCTGTTCTGCTGGAAATGTCCTCACCATGTCAGGGGAGCCACAAAGGGCTCCTGAGTATCACCAAATGATGCTCGCTTGGGTTCCAACCCAGTACCCAGACTTGAGAACCAGCCCAGGACCAAACACAAGCCTTGGCACGCACGTGCCAAAAGCCACAGTGATCCCAACCTGCTCAGGATGCACCTTGGAATTTCCCTTGTGTTTACCACATCATGTACCTGGAGCAAACCCCAATCCCTGCAGAGACCCTAAGCTATTGCTCTCCATTTATCACCCAGACAAGCCATCCCTGCAGTTAACTTAGGGGGCCCCTTCTTCAAGCCCCCAGAACAGAGCCTGACACTGCAGTGGCCTTTGTAGAAAAAGTGGGACATGTCCCTCCACCAGGATCAGAGGCCAACCAGTGCCCTGAATATGGGCCAACACCCCCacattcacaaaaaaaacccacaggaatGTGTGAGACCacctcttcttccagctcctggGTAAAAAGAACCCTCTGAGGTTGTGCAGGGTCATGGCCAGCCTTTGGCTTTATCAGCTCCAAGAGCAATGTTCTCAGTGATGTCCACAGCATCATCGTGTTCGCCAGGAACAGGCTGACACCCTCCAGCACCAGACAGATCACCCTCCCCCCTTGTGATCCAGATTCCTCGAATGCCTAAGGATGCTTTGAAAAGTAAAGTTATCTCAGATAAGATTCCTCCTTAGCCAGTTCATTCTGGCATCCACCTCCTTCCACCTCTGAGGCGCTTCCCCATCTGCCAGTCCCCGTGTCAGGAGGGCCAAGGACAACTCAGGACAGCACAAATCTCAGAGAAATTCAGCCCTTGCTGGTTCTGATCTTCCAATGtgcttagaatcacagaatcctgaaatatccagagctggaagggacccacagggatcatcagtgcagccctgtccctgcacagctgccccaacaaccccaccctgagcatccctgagagcgctggccaaacgctcctggagctctggcagcctcggggccgggaccattccctggggagcctgggcagtgccagcagcctcggggggaagaacctttccctgagctccatgccaagccctggcacagctccagcccttcctggcctcctgtccctggcccagagcagagctcagcccctgcccctctgcctcccctcgggaggagctgcagcccccgaggagcctcccctcagtctcctgtgctgcagctgaacgagccaagtgccctcagccgctcctcagccccttccccagctccgtgtCCCTCCTTGGGACACTCTCCAGCAGCTTTGGGTCCTCCTGACCTTGTGGTGCCCAaagtgcccccagcactggaggtgaggctgccccagtgcagagcagagtgggacaatccctcCTCAGCACACTCAGACCACCCTCAAGGCTTGGAAGGGGGTgagtttctgctgctctttcacCAGGGGCACTGACACACAACAGGGAGGAGGTGGTGGCACTTACAGCAGGGCGGTAGGCGGCTGCTTGATGCTGTGGGCCATGGGCAGGGGTCTCGGTCAgcaccctggggacagagcacagTTGGCACTGTCATTGGGTGATGGTGCCCACCGGGGTCTCCCTGCCGAAACCCCCCCTCGGAGGCGTCTCCCTCGTGGAGAAATCACAGGACCCCTCCCCGAACGGCAtctcctcccagccagcccccTACTGGCCTCTCCACCCGCCCCAGCCCCCAGGATCCCGGCACAGGCTCCAGCCCGCTCCCACTGACCCACCCCTCCCTGGGGGTGCCATCGCAGCCCCCACGGGCTCATCCTCCTGGCCCCACTCCCACCGCGATCCCCAGCGACCCCTGAGCCCTCCCCCGCAGGAAGCCCCCTTCCCAAGACCCAACAGCTTCATCCCCAAAACACTCCGCGCCCCTCGCACCCCCTCACCGGTCCCGCCCTCCCTCTTGGGGTCCCATCGCAGCGCCCCAATGGGCTCGCCCTCATAACCCGCGACTCGCCGAGCCCCCCCAGGAGTCCCGAGAGGGGCGCCCCTCCCAGAGGATCCCCCACAGGATCACCCCGCAGGAGCCCCCCAAGGAACGCCCTTCCCACAGGATTCCCCCCCCCAGGAGCTCCCCCAGAGGATTCCCCACAGGATCCCCCCACAGGATCCCCCCAGGCTCCCCCGTCCGgacccgccgccgccgccgctcacCTGACCACGCCCCTCTATTATTATGCAAACGAGGCTCCCGCCGCACCGCCGCCGATTGGCCGCTCGGCGCCGACTCGCTGAGCGCAGCCAGACGCGGGTTGGCTGGATGTGGTGACGTCAGAGGGAAGCGGCGGAAGGGGGACCGGGGCTGTCGGGCGCGGCGCGCGCGCGCTGCTGGCGGCCCGACCAATCAGCAGCCGGCGTGGGGACAAGGAAGTGTTGTGGCAGGGCAGCGCCTTAAAGGGGCAACAACAAAGAGGTGGGGACGCACCTCCTGCGGTCCTCTGTGGGCAGCGCTTTAAAGGGGCAAGGCCATGGCGGCGTCCCACCGCCGCCGCCCCGTGCCGGTGACCCCAGTGTCTTCCCATCGCTCCCAGTAACCTCAGTGCCCACCTCGGAGCTGAGCCACTGATTCAGCTACCCTGCTCCACCGCTCCCAGCAATCCCAATACCCACCCAGCAGGGGGTACCCATGACACCAGTACTTATCCTAGAGTCCCAGTGACCCCAGTACTCCCCCAACACTGCTTCCCGTCACCCCAGTACAGCCCATACTGGTCCCAGTGACTCCATTAAACACACAAGGGGAGGTCCCCCACGACCTCCAGTCTGCTCCCAGTGTCTCCAGTATTCACACAGTTGGGGATCCCCATGATGCCTGTAGTCACCACAGAGTCCCAGTGACCCTAATACTCCACTCTAGAGGGtctcagtgctcccagtacTGCTCATACTGGTCCCAGTCACAACAGTACCTACTCAACAGGAGCTCCCGGCTGCCCAAGTAAGCCCACACTACTCTCAGTGACACCAGTATTCACCCAACAGGGGGTGTCCCATGACTCCAGTAGCCACCCCAGAGTCCCAGTGGTCCCAGTGACACCACGCTGTCCCCAGCAACCCCAGTGGTTCGGGTTGGGGCCCATAATGGCCCCGGGCACATCATTACCCAGAATGTCCCAGTCACCCCAGAACCCCCTCATGACTCCTACTAACCCCAGTGCCCATCCAAACAGGGGGTCCCCATGACATCTGTAGTCATCCTAGTGTCCCAGTGACTCCCAGCTGACTGGTTCCAGTGCCCACAATCCCTGTACCCTCACTGCTGTAGTCTGACACTCCCCACTAGGTGCATACTGGAGTATTTGGGTGACTGGGAGCAGTGTGATGGTGGACTGGGATCACTGGAACTCAGACAACTGCAGGTATCATGGGGACCCCTCACTTGAATACCGGAGTTGCTGGGAGCAGCAAGGATATACTGGTGTCACTGGAATTCTGGGGTGCCTACTGGCAGCATGGGGGCCATCCCCTTGCTGAGGTGGGTACTGAGGTCACTGGGAGCAGTGTGGAGGTACTGGAGTGACTGGGACATTCCCTTGTGGGTAATGGGACTGTTACAGGCAGCGCTGGTGTGACTGGGAGCTGTGTGAGGGTGCTGGGGTCTGCGGGACTGCTatgggcagggcaggagtgaCTGGGGGTGTGGGAGTAatactgggatcactgggaacAGCACTGGAGTGACTGGGACCAGTATAGGGCCAGTACTGGTGTGACTGGGAGCACTGTGGGGACAGTGCTGATGTGACTGGGAGCAGTGTGAGAGTAATACTGGTGCAACTGGGAACAGCATGGGGACATTACTGGTATGACTGGGAGCAGTAAGGGGACAGCACTGATGTTACTGGGAGCAGTGTGGGGGTAATACTGGTGTGACTGGGAGTAGTGCCATGGTACTGGTGTGACTGGGAGCAATACAGGGCCACTACTGGTGTGACTGGGAACGGCGTGGGGGCAGCTGTGATGTGTCTGGGAGCAGTGTGAGGACAGCAGTGGAGTCCCGTGGGATGGGAGTGGGGACAGCACTGGTGTAACTGGGCATTCACCCGCTGTGCGGGCATCACTGGTGTAACTGGGGTAACTGGGCGCTCCCCCATCCcgcctccccctgccctggccgCCCCGCCCAGGACGGATCCCCGGGGGATGCGGAGGATCAGCGGAGCCGGCCCGTCCCTCCCTGTCTCTGccatctcctccctcctccctgtcccctcccattCCCTGGCGGTCCCTCCCGCCGGACCCGTCCCGGCGCTGTCCCCGCGGGCTCGGGCCGGACCATGGCGGAGCCCCCGCGGTCCCCGCAGTCCCcgggcccggcgctgccgctgcGGGCGCGGCTCAGCTTCGCGTGCGGGCACTTCCTGAACGACGCGTGCTCGGCGCTGTGGTTCACCTAcctgctgcccttcctgcacGCCGTGCTCGGCTACGGGCACGGCGCGGCCGGCGGGCTGCTCCTGGCCGGGCAGGCGGCCGACGGGCTCTGCACGCCCCTGCTCGGCTTCGAGGCCGACCGGGCCCACGGTTGCGGCCGCTGCGGCCGCAGGAAGGGCTGGCACCTGGCCGGTGGGTGCGGGGACCGGAGGGAACGGAGACACCTGGGCGGAGGGTGCGGGGACCGGGAGCTCTGATGGGGGGAGCCGGGTGGAGAGGGCTGACGCCGGGAGAGCCTTTCTGGGGTGTCCTGAGTGGGCGACATCCGAGGGGGGAACTTTACTGGGGTGCCGTGAGTAGAGAGGGATGATCCCGGGGGAGCTTTCCGTGTGTCGGTGTTGCGGAACACCCAGCAGAGCCTTTCTGGGATGCTCTAAGTGAAGAGGAATGGCTCCGGGGGAGACTTTCTGGGGTGTCTGTGTTGGGGGACATCCAGAGCAATGGCCATAGGGAGCCTTTCTGGGGTGCCTTGGGTGGGACACACTGCTGGGGTGCCAAAGATAAGAGACGGGTAACCCTGAGGGGCTTTGGTTAGGGGAGGGGAGGAGTGTGGCTGTGAGGGAGACCTTCTGGGGTGCTCTGGGTTGGGGGTCACCTGGGGGAGCCTTTCTGGGGCGCTCTAAGTGGAGAGGATGGCTCTGGGGGAGTCTTTTTGCGGTGTCCTGAGGGAGTGATCGAGAGTGCCTATCTAAGGTGACATGTGAAAATGGGTGACCCTGGGGGAGATTTTCGGGGGTGCCGGGGGGTGGGAGACACCCTCCTGGGGTGCCCGGAAGGGAGAAGGGTGACCCCAAGGAGCAGTTCTGAGGTGCCCTGAGTGGGGGCTACCCAGGGGAACCTTTCTGGGATGCCCTAAGAAGAAAGGGATGACCCTGGAGGAACCTTTCTAGGATGCCCAGAgtgggggacagtgggggatGCTGGGTGGAGGGGGTTGGCcccaagcagctctgctggggggCATGGGTGGGGGACACTCTGCTGTGGGGACGTGGAGGAGCCTCTCTGGGGTACAGGATCAGCCCCAGGGTACCTTTCTGGGGTGCCCTGGAAGAGGGGGAACAAGTCCAAGGGTGCCTTTCTGGGTTGGGGGATGAGCCTTTGGGGTTCCCTGGAGCGGGAAGGAACCAGGGTGCCTTGTGGCATGGAGGTCTCCCTGAAGATGTGGGAGCCTTTCTAGGGAGGGGGACCATCATGTGGCAGTGAGGTGGGGACAGGGTCCCcccagctggagaggggcagccTCAGGGGTGAGCAGAATTGTGTGCCCTGGGGTAGAAGGGAGCAGCTCTTCCATGGAAGGGagggctgccctgggggctCTTGGGGTGCCCTGTGGAAGGTGAAGGGGCTCTGGTGTGTGCCCTGGGTGACAGGAAATGGGTCTGGGGTGCCTTGTGAGGAGGGGATAACCTGGGAGGTGCCTTTCTGGGATCCCCTGCAGCACTGAGGTagggacagagctgctccatgtGTAGGGGACAGTGGGATGCTGAGCCTGGATGGGGAAGGGGCACCATGGTatccctgtcctgcctgggcACCATCCCACCCTGGGGACTCCCCACTGTCCCTCAGgctttgtgtgtgtgggtgGCAGCGAGCTGGGGTGAAAGCCACGTGCTCAGACCTTGGAGCTGCAGCAAAACCAAGTCAAAACCATCAGTAAAATCTGGGCTTTTACAAAAGTCCAGGTGCTTCCTGAGCAGctctcagtgtccccagggcaggggaccCTGTGGTGTGGGGcccttggctgtgctggggctgtgcatcCCAGGGGCCAGCAGCGGGGTACAGCCATGGGATGCACAGGAGGCTCTGGCTCACAGGAATTATTGACAGGTTTGTCTTGCATTCTGCCCTAGGTCAAAAAATGCAATGGAGTGCAGGGGCTGGTGGGGACCCATCTGTCAAGGTCCCTCTCTGAGGGGACAGTGTGGTGTAGAGAGGGGTCCTTGGTTCCTCTCTGAGGGGACAGCATGGCCTGAAGAAGGATCCTTGGTGCCGTGACTGGTGCAGGAGCCTGCACATCCTGCTTAGCTGGCACTGGGGACGGGGCAGTTGATGGAAGAAATGGCCATTGATAACAATCCTCGGTAACAACCGGGCACTGCCTCGCCCAGAGCACACCCGCGGGGAGGGAGGACGGTTGCAGGATGGCTCCTCTTATCTTGATCCCAAATTTATCTCGACCAATGCTTTGTGCAACCCAACGGCAGCCTGATAAGGCGTCTGACCTTGCCGGAGCTTGGCTTGGTGAGTCAGGGAGAGTGCTGGAGGGGCAGCTTcacccctgccccagcctcagCCGCATCGGCACCCTGGATTTAGGGAAGTGGCTGGAGCTGTTTCGTCCCCCTGCTCCAGCCGGGTGCTACCCGGCAAGCACAGAGGGGAAATGCTAACTCGGGccttgcaggcagcagagcacaggctggagcaggtACTCAGGCTGTTTTCCAGGCCTTTATTCCCTTATTCCCAAGGTGGGGGCTTCCCTGGCGCCCACCTTGGCTAACCACAGAGTGACCAGCGGTGGTGGCAAACCCACCGGATCCAGCTCCTTTGATCACGCTGCAGCGAGGGGTGTTGTGTGGAAGCGGGGTGTCTCGTCCGGTGGCAAACCCATGCTCAGATCAGAGGAAACGTTGTGAAACCGCAGCCTCGGGGTGGGGGAGACACCACGAGTTGCTATCATGGCATCTTCCCACGGCGGACGCAGCCCCAGGGGTTCCCACAGGCGGTCCCCGGTGTGCCTGCCTGCTCGCCAGCTCTTTTATGGGGTCCAGCTTCCTGACGCAGTGGGGAGGAAGGGTGAGCATCTCTTTGCTGCCTGTCTCAGCCTGTCTGGCAGTGCTGTTCCAAAATCCCTGCCCCAGGCGCCTGTGCTGAGCAGCCGGGTGTTCTCGTGATCTGCTCCGCAGGGCCAAAGATGAGAAGCTGGGCCTTTGCCTGCCAGGGGGTGCTGCAGGCGGGGCAGAATGGTCTTGGCTGGACTCCCATGGCCCTGCTTGGGAGAGCAGGGGGTCCGCAGGACCCCTCTGGCTCAGTGCAGCCACTCCTGGACACTTGGGGTACATGGCTATTGGGATGCAGCCGTGTGCCAGATGGGCACAGCTCCATGGGGTGGCCAGTGGGGTGACCCTGGTGGTGGACACTGCCTGTCCCAAGGGGCCGCGAGGAGGAGGTGACACTCCTGTGGTTGTGCAGGTGGCGATGGCTCATGGgtgggcacaggagcagctctggaggctgcagcagctgggtcCCACAGCTCCTGATTCAGCGCTCCCCTGGGAGCCCTCACAGCCCAACAGGGTTGCAGGGCCTGACTCTGTGGGGCCCTGGGACCCTCACCCCTCATCTGGGCCCAGCTAAAACCCAGAGAACAGAGAGGATCTGGGCTGGTTTGAGCCCTCATGAACCTTTCCATGCCTCTGGTTTGTCTGGGGCACAGGTACCACATGTGCCTGAGTCCCCTGTCCTTCAGAGGTCCTGGAGCACCAAAGCTGAGCACTGTGAGCCAGTGTGGGAACCCAGCACCCTTTGGTGggatggatggggctgggctgggattgTCACTGCTACCCTTGGCTTTGCCCTGGCATGTATGGCTGTGCTGTGTAggagcgaggaggaggaggaggagaaattcCCCTTCATGgatgggaggaagaggaatcATTCACGAGGAAGAGAGGTTCTTGCAAAGTGGAGAGGGTACCTTGGGGACCTGGCAAAGCAGGTTCCCCTCAGCTGTAGGAACAGCACTTCATCAGCACACAGTGAAGCTGGGGACATGTAGGACAGTACAGGGAGACATGTGGGACAGGGCACCAGGCTCTGCATCGGGGCCTGGGGGTCTGTGGAGCCACTTGGCAGATAGACTCTGTAACTTTGGGAAACGGGAGGGCGAGGCCAGGCTGGCCTGTGTGCCCCACGCAGGGTCCCCATATGCGGCGTCCCCAGGCTGCGTCCCTGTGGCTGTCCTGCCacagcagagggaggagccTGGCTCTGATGTCCCTGACTCAGCGGGCCCTTCCCGGAGCCCCCGTGGCTCTGTGTCACCCTGTCATGCTGCGGGTGGTGTCTGTGAGTGTGGTGGAAGCACGGCTCTCTCTGCCAGCCCCACTCTGCCAGCCCCACGGGAGAGGGGACGTGGAGACAGATGTGGAGCCAGTGCCCGTGGGACAGccagagccctcccagcctAGGGGTGCCATATCACCacgggcaggcagcagggaggggttATCTGACTGGATATCtgcacctggggacagccagaACTTCGTGGTGTCTGTGGGTGTGACACTGAGGCTCTGTCATGGTGTCTtgaggggacagggcagtgccagtgctgtgctggggaaggaCCTTGATTGGGGGGTGTCTGTCTGGGCTGGGTGCCACATTCCCTGTGCAGGATGGGCTGAGGAGGGGTCTGGAGCTCCACGTGTCTCATCTGGCTGGGGAAGGAACCTacctccctccccagctctggggtaGAACCTGTCCTGGAGAGGGCTGTGTGTGTCACATTGGAGTCCCAGCCAGGTGTGCAGCCTCTCACTGCTCCACTCTCTCCCCAGGCACCACCTGTGTCCTCGTGTCCTTTCCCTTTGTCTTCAGCCCCTGCCTGGCCTGCAGAGACAGCACTCCACAATGGGCAGCCTTCATCTACTACCTCCCCTTCATCATCATCTTCCAGCTTGGGTGGGCAGCCACACAGGTGTCCCACCTGGCCCTCATCCCCGAGCTGGTGAGCAGTGACCATGGGAAGGTGGAGCTCACAGCTTTCAGGTGAGCACAGCCACACCTGGAGGTCACCTGGGCCTGGGGGAGCTGCCCCGGGTCCCATCACTGTGTGAC
This window harbors:
- the HMG20B gene encoding SWI/SNF-related matrix-associated actin-dependent regulator of chromatin subfamily E member 1-related, with the protein product MAHSIKQPPTALLHATGKAQHGNFVVAIKQEKGESARVGGEKPEEEPVKKRGWPKGKKRKKILPNGPKAPVTGYVRFLNERREQIRTQHPDLPFPEITKMLGAEWSKLQLSEKQRYLDEAEREKQQYMKELREYQQSEAYKMCTEKIQEKKIKKEDVGAVAVNTLLNGHPHKAGECSDTFSTFDVPIFTEEFLDQNKAREAELRRLRKMNTEFEEQNAILQKHTESMNCAKEKLEQELVQEERQTLALQQQLQSVRQALTASFASLPIPGTGETPTLSTLDFYMAKLHSAIESNPLQHEPLVLRVKEILSRIASEHL